CATAGGCTGCGGCCCATAATGATGATGTCTTTGGGAAAGCCCTCCATTTTGGCCACTTCAAAACAGCCCAGCTTACTATAGAAGTCCAACATTCTCTTATCAGTCTGACGGACCTTACAGAATGCACCGAGGGACCCTGGaagtgaacacaaaaaaaaacaagtcagtcaaaataaataaattaaaaatccaaaaaaatgaTCCTCCTAGCAACCAAATATGGTGCTCAGCTGACAACAATGTTCTGTGTGCCCGACCAGTAATGAACTGGTTACAGTCACGGGGAGAGAAGATTATTTTGGTATGATAGTTTCAGGTTCACTTTTTGTAGTTTGGTTTCGATTACTTGCTAAATGGACAGGTACATTTGGAGAAGAAGtttgaaatacaaacagaatGTCTACACATAAGGTCCTAAAGACATGCATTTTACCATTACATGGATGAACTGTGTCTTATGACAACTCAACTCAGTAACATGCTTGATGTTGGGGACTTGGTACATCTAGATAAAGATCAGGGAGCCTGCttgttttcaactttaaaaCTACAGCTGCAGTGACATCTGATTCACACAAAATATTCTAACTACTAACATGATACATAACAAGAATTCAATATGTTTGTACGAGTAGAAGTATTGAACATTGTTGTCATAATATTGTTGTCGTTGTTGGCCACCACCTACCGTTGGCTTTAAGAGAAGATAGAAGACATCCCATCATGCTTTTGGCCACACTGGGGTCAGTCACCTTGGCGTGAATGTCAACCTTGATTAGAGAGGGGAAGTTGGAGAGGAAAGACTCAGGgagaccctcctcctcttcgtggAAACTCAGCATCATCTTCTAAAGCgacgacagagagagatggtcaAGTTCAATTCAACAATAGGAAACAGTTGCATGTGATGTGATATGGATTGATGATGGTCAGAGAGACGGATTAAGATCCTACCTCGGCCTCAGTCGGGTCCTCCTGGCAGTCAGGTTTGTGGTATTTCTCTTGCATGAAGGGAATCCAGCTCAACTTGCAATTCTTGATGAAGGGCTTGACATCCACTGTACCAACGGCATAACCGCAGATCCCTTCATCGTCCTCCAGCACAAACCCGTAGTCTGAACTCAGGGTCAGGAGGCCTCCCACCAACCTGCGAAGAAACAGTGAGGATATTGTCAGCCATATTGGTTTTGCATTGCGGGGAATAAACCACAGTTTAGTCCTTAATCCGGGCACATCTCCATGTTTTACCTGTCTCCTATGAGGTCGGGATCGTCATCAGAGAACGGGGCTTCCTCCATTCCTTCACAGTACATTTCCTTACAGATTTTGTAAACCGCAGTCTGCAAAAAGAAGGACCAATACAGCGGTTAGTGGCGGAGGAGTTGACGCACCCACGATAATCACGTGACAGCCTTCAACACTGGATAGAAATGTAAAGGTGTCCCAGAAAACACAGCAAAGAAGTAAATTATGGAAATACACAGTCTGAAGCTACTTTTACATTTGCTCAATTGCAGCGCAGTTGAGAACATCACTGTGGGACACAGCATTCCCTGCTTAAACTAGGCCAGGTCTGCGGGGAATACTTGTGACTGGCCAACATCCTTTCTGCTGGCATGCATCCATAAACATTATTAATGTGTAGTAATTTGTTGGCACTCAAGGACAAAATACCGGAGTTCTTCGTAAAAATTACGGTGCAGGAGGGCCATgtctaaacaaacaaacatcttaCCTCATCCTTGGGAAAGTACGGCCTTATGGAATAGATTTTGGAGGTTGGCATGGAGGGTGGCGGTTGGTAGAAAAGATCGTTTGCCCCTTCTATTGGCAACAATCTCTGTGGGTATCAAAAGAAACAGGTTCAGTTCCACTGAGACGGGGCGGTGTGCTGCTTTGGCCGACTGCCTCACTGCTACAGCAGTCGGTTTGCTGCAGCTGAGCCACTGTCAAACCAAGAGGAACTACAGAGGAGAGCAAAGTGCTTTGGAATGAcgagtatttaaaaaaaattaaatcatatgAATGATATTAACTGATGTTCCTTGTTGATCTGACAATGGACAACAAGAGCAAACGGTTTTGCTAAAGGAACATCGGACGACAAGCACATAAATATATTTGCTTTACAGATATAATAAGACAAGGGTTGTATTTTGGTCTGACTAAGGTGTCACTGGCTGAAGGAGATGCTCCTTTCCCTTTTGTAAAGGCATCGCAATATTTCGCTGCGCAGGACCCTCCtgttgagaaaaataatgatgcaggcgcagagacacagagagaactccaggaaaaaaaccaaagggGCTAATTTAATGTGAGCTAACTGACTCAGTCAGTAGCAGATCAGTTGCCATCATGAGTGTTGCTACTCTCCGAAGACGGAGATGTTGCTTTGAGCCTGGACAGCCTAGTTTGATCATGGAGTTTTCTCATTGCATACATGCTTGCGTACTCGCTGGCGCTGCGATGCTTGCGCGTGGGCTTGGTAATTTGCGCCCTGTGCTTCCCTGCAAAGAAATGAGatgtcatgaaaataaaacctaGCCATGCTCGCGTGCGCTGCGTGCGCCAGGGAAAAGCAGCATCTCCTTGGGCAGTTGCTGTAAGAAACTGAAATTAATCAATTAGAAAATGCCATGCCAAACACTGGCTGTACACTAATTTGTCAGGGTGGGTTTCAGGTCACCCATTCCCCTCACACTGACTGACAATATCCCAAAGTAATACGAGGCCATGAGCTTCTTTGGTGAACAAGTGAAGGGGATGGAACCTGGGTGTTATGAAGCCCAACCCGTTCTTATCGGCTCACCTTCGACAGACCAAAGCCCTTCATACCTACGCACATATTAGCAACTTCGTCTTTGCTCAAaaaacttttgctttttttccatttgattgCTGTAAATTCAGTGCATTAGATACCTGGAACTCTCCTGCTAGACCTCCCCTAAAGGCCCAGGGCTCTTGGTCTCCTCTAAGGAATTGTGCTGAGGACTGACTACGACACCCTGTTAGGAGCAGAGCCAAGCGGACAGTGTTACCACAAGATGGGGCTCTCTGACACAGATGAAGGGAGTGGAGatgggggaggaagggggtCATATGTATCTAATAGCATAATCCATATAAataaattttgttttattttaatcattaaaacataaaaaaatgacctAATTTTTGAATAGATAAAACTATAttcagaggaaatgttttgaTCAAATGGGACTCAAGCAACTAAAGCTTACGTGTTTGCAAATCGGAATCAGGCCCGAGatataaattattcaaaatgcaaatagattagaaataaaaaagaccaTCTCTGTGTCAATAAAACTGTTCAAACTGCTCCACATGACGCTTTACGCAGGTCTTTAGAAGTTCTTTCACGCACGCTCTCCGAAAACTGAAGAGAGAATGGTGCAGCTCATCCCCCATGGTGTTTCAGTGAGGGCAAAACTTATTTGATAAACTGACAGACTTCATAAATATTATATGGACCTTTAGAAACCAAACCCACACTGCCTGTGGTCTACAAAGGTAAGCTTCAGCTGCCGTCACCCCACTGATCTTAGCATCCCGTGTGAAGTCACATTCTCATCTTATCTGCCTCGTCACATGACTGAGTCGCAATGCCAGGGagatggggcgggggggggagagcaTTCCCCAAGTTAAAGGGCCTCTCGGCTTTCTGAGAAAAGCCCCAGTCTGATGAAATGGGTAGCAGGAACAAAGCATATAAATAGGATTATATATAAAAGCACCCATGGCTCATAAGAGTTTGTACACAGTTGTGATGTTGCTAACAAGGTCTAACCCTGGTTGACGAAGACTCCTGTCATGTGACCAGACAAATGCAGCGCGCGGGCAGGCAGGACACTTAACACTGCCTTACATATGAACCTCACCCAGATGCCTAAAACAATTCCTCTGGCGAGCTGACGCAGCCCGGCGTGTTGATGCACCCACGTGAGGGAACCCTGAACTCGCTTACCCCAAACTACAAAACCACAATATGGACAAAAGAATGGTCCGTTAGTTAGTTTACTTCCACTTGAATTATCTGTCCCGACTGCAATGTCTTAACACAATCACAGTTCGGCAGAAAATAAGCAACTGTTGCTCTTGCATGGTCCAACCAGCGTGTCCGTGAACACACCGCTTGTACCTGCGCAGGCAGAAATATATCCGTTGATAGTATGAGGATCATGTGCCCTGATTACATTTCAAAGCCAAGTTTAAATTCCCTTGAGTAGGTGCATCATGCTGGTCTGGGCCATTTCTATGGGCCTactgacagagacaaaaaaaagttagagaGAAGCTGCCAAAGGGAGAAATTTGGGAGTTAACACTTCAGAGCTAAATCGCTGCCCAAAATGTGACTTCATCTGGAAGGCTGCTTCCTTTCCTCCAAATCAAACCTTTACATCTAGAGATCTAGttttagaataataaaaaagaaagaataaattTCTAGCAAGAGCACATGAGACAGCGCCTGCACTGTGCATACATCGGCCACTGTCGATCCAATAGCAGTAGAAACTTGTACTGTGGATTCTTCCATCTGTACATAGTGAAGGGAGAAAACAGTAGAAAATAGTTATTAGTAAGTGTTCTCAGTACAATGACCAGGGGGGTTGTGACTGAGTGCTGCCTGCACTGCTTCTTTTATGGGAAAAACACTGGGACTGATGCAAAAAACTGCTGTTGGCAAATTCAGAAGTCAACAGCTAGGCACCAAACAACACTGCACTTATTAAGAAGGATATTCAAACACTGAACTTCCACAGTGTCGATAGAGTGGCTTCAATAATTTACTATAGCCAGTAGTGTGGGTTTTTGATGTGGTCTTGCCAGTGTGGGTATGCTGCCTGCTGTGTGCTGTGGGCTACAGTCCTCAGCTTTACCATACGGACAGAAACCTGTGAATGAAACTGGGTTACGGGGAGTAACCTACAGGCCATGCTGGTGCTCCAGACTATTCAAAACAACACTCCGAGGAAGATGGAGATGTTATCACAGGACTGAATGTCACTCAACCTGCATCACAGTGGGAGGTGAAAGGAGGTGAGAgaatgggagaaaaagagagaagggagagagagagaaataatatCCTTGATTTTAACAAGATGATAAATCCCACTGTGATACAGATTGAAAAAATGATTCGGTGGCTTAAAATCCACTGACAGCCTCGTTTTAGAGACTACTCAGTGAGGCAACATTACAATGTTTCCTGTTATATATACATAACAGGATATATAACAGACCAATTCAACCTCTGATTAAGTTTATGCACCAGAATGGCCttccacagtcagtcagtcaacttGCTCTCCAAGCTCGCGAGCGCGCTAGGgcatggaggagggggggagaacgTCCCCCTGGTGCCCGTccccacagacagagagatggaagcAAGAGGGTCTGTGTGGGAATGCAGTAGTGATGTCACTGTATACACAGCAAGCAGCAGTAACCCTGCTGGGACGTTTGCCACAGAGACCCGATTTAGATATATCACTGGGATGGGGCAGCTTGTTGTGGAATTAATAAGGACGATGCTAGCAGTGCAAGTGGCATTcagccagacaaaaaaaagaaaaagaaaacaaaccaacatgTGTGAAACAAGAGCAACTGACAGAATTGTAACTATTGATTTGAGTTGATGCGTTTGGCCCGACGTGTGTTACTACTTTGATTCGCACGCTGGTGGCCAAGATCTCCAGGAGACATATTTCTCTCAGTCTGTGATTGATCCTGAATTTCCCtcaggataaataaagtatctactaaactatTGGTAATGAAATCATCTGTTAAGACTATGTTACATGTGTGTATTATGTCCACACGTGTCCCACTAAACTACAGAGAACTGGACTGCAACATAATCCATGCAGCTTAATAATAAGATCAGTTAAGTGCCTTTACTTTAaataatctgaattttttttcaaatatatatgtttatatatgatTGTGGCTAAGTGTGTTCCTAAAATTGTGACAGTCGGGATTACCAGACTGGATCAGACTACTGCTACTCTACTACGCTCCAAGATTAAATGACCTCATCGTTCCCCTCATACATACCTAGCCACTGGACAAAAGACTTGACCATTGAAATGATGCTCTTGACGTCCCAGATGTAAGGGTAGAGGTCGTACAGGATGGTGCGGTTGGCTGTGTTGGACAGTCGTGTGAACATCTGGATGACTGAGCAGCACATCTCCTCAAACTTCTCTGCCCTCAGCTGCCATTCTGCGACCTGCCACCGCGGTGATTGGAAATGAGAACAATCAATCTTTAAGGACAGCACAAATCATTTTGGTTtacaatattccttttttttgcactgcagacattttaatttgttgtagAATAAAAAGTACAGGTGTTGGTTCAATTTGATACAAGTGGCCGAGTAAACCATGGTGATTTTGACATacaattatcatcatcataattttTGACTCAACTTTTCTGACTGTTATAAGCAAAACTATCTTCAGAGAAAAGGCAGACGGTTTAAATaagggaagagagaaacacaaagttcTGTGTTGCAAGCGCACTCCATCTTGTGTCATAACCACACCACCCAATGGGCAGTAGGGGTAGTACACAtccaccattttgttttcagaagaCAACTCCATCACAGCAAGTTGGGTTAATGATGAACCAGTCTTCTCAGATAGAATCCCCCCTCTTCGTCCATCTGTGTTTACTTCAACTTAGTAACCCACCTTCTCGGATTCCTTTCTCTTGCAGTTGACACTGACGACGCTGCTGTTGGCTCGTAGCCAGTCAAACTCCTTCAACATCTGCATGGCCTTGGATCCATGTTCATAAGGCAAATAGAAGAGCTCTGCCAGCAGGCTCAGGTCCTCGAGTGTGAGGGGCTCCGCTATGAACAACGGCTTCTCGTTGGGCCCGGGCACAAACAGGTCCTTAGGACACAAACGAACAGTAATGTAACTCTGAAGGGAATTCTTACTTGCATTTCAATTTCAGACAtaggggggggaaagaaactCACAAATGTTGGTAGCAACTGTTTGAGCTGATCATCTGTCTGCATGGGGGCGATATCACTCCCAGAATCTTCCTGGAGAGACTCTTCAGGCGACTTTGACTCTGCCAGACTCTCCTTGTCTGTATCCATGGGCTTCAGGTCCTCGGCCATCTTGTCGGCTAAAATGGGATCGACGTGCTTCTCCTCTGGGTCAGCTTCGGCTTCAGGCTCCGCCTCATCCTGCTTCTCAACCACCATCTCCATGGGCTCCTCATCTGAAtccttcttctccacctccacctgcagagGTGAAGTTGAAAACTACTTGGTAGTATACAGATGTTTTCCTCCACAATAGACAAATGTTTATAAATACCCAAGAACTTCATAGagaatcaaaaatcaaaaaggccAAATAAGTCATTTGAACTGCATAAATGACACAACATTCACATTGACTGGAAATCTGATTCATAGAGAACGGTTGCAGTGCTTATTTAGGTCATTGACGTGCTGCAAATTTGTCCAACGGCAACAATaatcatcacctcctcctcctccgtagGTCCCTTTGCCATGGGATGCGAGAGTGGATCCAGACAGAGAGGCGGCATGGCTGGAGACATGATGGGCTGCTGGAACACTGTTGTGACTGTAgtggaggagcaaagagaggGGGCAGCCATGGTCGACACATCTATGGCTGTGCTTCTGGGACCACTCTGAGGCACCTGTCGGCCTGAAAGACAGAGTACAATTTCACtgcattgtgtttttcagtctgtcagaaaaataaaaataattaaaaaaataatttaaaatataaaaataaaaaaacataattttcgGCAATTGATGGCAATATAATTATTCAAGTGATGTTGCCTGAGAAAAAATCACTAGCATAGAGATATGATACAATAATGGGACTGCTCGTACTGTTGTATTGATGAGGCACGCCAAATTCTCCAAGCCACTCCGTCAGAGCCAGTTTCAGAGCGAGCTGTGGGCTGTAGAGCATGTCTGTCTccagctcttcatcactgccTTCGTTCTCCAACTTGATCTGAATGGACACTGTGCTGTCCTCGCCATCCGCTGGTGAAGGGTGAGACGGAGAATCATACAGAGGAAAACAGCAATGATCACTGAATTGCTTTCTTCACACTGTacccacacaaaaacattacaaatgagCACGTTTGAGCATCATACTTACTCATGACCACATCCTTGCGAACCCCGTTCATATTAGACTTGTACCAGGTGGCCAGAGTGTGGATCGCTACGAAGTTGGACTCGAACTCGCAGTTGGGATTGGTAAGCACTCCCTTCAGTCTGGGGATGAGCTCTGTGGAGCGGCCCTTGTATGGACCCAAGAAAAGCCTCTTCTGGTCATAATCATTGGCGTGAATGTTGTCCCAGATCACAGGGGCCCTTTTAATGATTTTTGACACCTCCTCAATTGATTCCACTGTAATATCTTTTGACACAACCTTGGgaccttcagaaaaaaaacaaacatatctcAGTCAATCATTTTATCTACATCTCTAATGTGTATAGCTGAACATTTCACTGTAATAGTAATGGTGTTAAGTCATTTTTGTTTGGCCTGGTTTATACACCTTCAGAGAATCCACGCAGTGCCTACTTCGTAGCCCTCAAAAGTGGCCAACGCCATTGTGAGCGTTTATAATTGTAcgttggtgtgtttgtgctttgaaGTTACACGGCTATAATACAAGTTGGCGGTTTTTGACGTCACCTCAAACAAAGGTGACGGACACTATGTGGATCGTGTTAACGTTGGAGCTAATAAAAGTGATCATTTTACTTAAGTGTTGTGTATAACCATTCACCTGACTGAGGCAGATGGGTGGTGAGTTTTGTGTGCTTATATgcgcaagagaaaaaaaatcactattGTTGTTCTGCGTTGCCGCGACGTGAAGTTTCCTTTGTAGTGGGGTGCGTGTCAGTCTACATCGGCGGGGTATACGGCTAAGCCATACCTAGGATGTTGATTCAACAATAAGGTCCAAATTAGCCTTCAGACTCACCTGTCCATAGCACATCAATGTCAGGCAGTAGCTTCTCTCCGACTGTGTGGAGGTAGGGGGACTGAGAGACATTTGGGTAGCAGAAAGTTCCACAGTACTCTGTAATTcaaggcacaaaaacaaacaaataatgaataaataagatgaTTGGATCAAACaattgtgtgaaatgtgcatcTGGTTCAGACGTAGAACTGAAGTACCCGTGGGACAGAAGAGGAAGGTCTCGGGCTCCCCCAGGTACTGGTAGATTTCGTTGGTGATGGAAACCTGAGCGTGTGCAAAGGAGCTGAACACTTCTTTGTCAGCAGGGCACATGTTGTGGTCAATATCATCAAAAAGTAAGGCAAAAGACTTGCAGCCGAAATGAGTAACCTGAGGGCGGCAAGAGAAAGGGgtttgaaatgaacacagagggTAAGATGCACTGTACTGTATTATGAATATATTAGGGGTGTCGAAGTTAACGCGATAATAAGGCGTTAACATAATGTAATTTTAACGCGATTTTAAAAAATAGGGCCGTTAGCGCAGGTTTCTTTTAGACCCTGGGAATCACCTGTCGTCAGATGACTTTGAATGCTGACGCTAGCTGAATGATGGAGAGAGGGCTTTTGAATGGGAAGTTCCATTTCAAAACTTTGCCAGGCGGCGGTACATCAGTAGGTAATCACAGCTACAATAGTTTTTGAGTGAATAAAACTCCAAAGTTCCATCTGTACTTGTTATATGGACACTGTAGTATGTAACTACATGTCTTAAATTTGAGATGACATTTCCTAAATCTATTACGTGTTGTATGTTCAATATTGTACAGCCTATGTGTGAGTGAATAAAACGCCCTCACAATTTCCTCTTGCTAAGTTAATTTGGTATAAAACACATTGTCTCCACCCTTTTGATGTTAGTTCACTTAAAAATCTTTTATTGGGGTAAAAATTTAACAGATACatcttttttaatacatttgtgattaatcgcgattaaCTACATGAAATAATGTGATTAATTGcgattaaatattttaatcgCTTGACAGCCctagtatatatatttatatatataaatattctgcTCATGTACAAAATGTTGCATTACCTGATCAAGTTTTCTCTTCAGGGCAGAAACCTCTTTCTGATTGGAAAAGGTGATGTCCAGTCCAGGAGAAATGGCGTAGATGAACTCTATCCCATGCTCCTTAGCAGCACCAATCAGAGTCATGAGTTGTTCTGAAAGACAGTTGGGGAAAATCACTCAACAAATGCTTCATTGTGCTTTGCAGTAACTCACATCTCACCAacatcaaaactgaaatatctggACTGTTCTTAAACTTAGAGAACCAGGCGATATCAATTTTCCTTGCCACAAGGCATCTGATGCAAAGATGTGTTCTGAGTAGTCACCTGCTTCTTCCACTGAGTACAGCTCTCTCCAGAACATCCTGTGTTTGTAGTCATCTTTGGGCGCATACAGGTATGTATTCAGTCCCCATTTATGTTGCCTGTGGAATGCAAAGTTAAAGAAGCCACGTGTGACACCTCAAATCGTCCAGAAATAACATCATCGATGTTAACATCGTCACTGCTTAAATATGTCGCATAGTTCTTCATCGTACCTTCTGAACAACTCTTTCCTCTGTTCCATCGTCCACGGTCGTCCATAGAAGCCTGCGTCGGTAAACAAGCACATTTCAGTTTCCACGCAGTCGACAGGGCTGAAGATCAACTCCATTTTCTCTGCATGTTGAACTGGTTCCCTGTACGACTAACAATTTCCCCCAGGTGTGGGCTGGACTGCAGGTGCCAGTGGACATGCCACTTTTGCTCATTTGAACTGTAATGGTGTCTGTATTTAACAGCCACGTTGTGTATTTACTAGAGGCCGAGACTACGTCTTGattttcatttacatctgaCCTGAAgccaaaatcacacacacatttgatttattaaatgAGACTAACAAAAGTAAACTACTATTTGCTATACTGAagatatatttgtatttgactCGTGACTATCACAATGAATTCCATATCAACACAGGGATCGCTCCTGAGCACCTTGGATGTAAATTCAACGATCTGCCTACGTGAGACAATATTGAATTATGTTCTGCCTTCACAATTCATTTGAACGGCTGGGATAACTGCCCCTTGTGTTGATAGGGCTTTTCAACACTGATTTCCGAGTGTTATCTAACTTTACACCAGACCATGTCCGGCTGATACCAATGACCACGATCCTTTCCCCCAGGAATCAGGATCGCTGCAGCATTTTGAGGACATATTTACGAGTGCATGCATGCAGACCACAAGAGCATCACATTCGATCGCCTCGGCTTCACACAGTCAATCTCACCTTCCACGACTCCGCTTATGAATTTTCTCTGGCCCGTCGACTCCACGACGATGCCGGACTCCTCCACCGGACCGGGGGCCTCGGCACAAGCCTCTCCGGAGACTGGGCTGGGGCTCGGCTCGCCGTCTGCTTGAGGGGCCTCCAGcgtcttttctttctgcacCATCGTTAGCGGTTTCCCTCGGTGTaaaaccaccacacacacaatcctgcaGAGGGCTGACACTTGTTTCTCGTCAGGGTGCAGTTGAACAGCAAATTGTCCAAACGAAATCCCGGAGGAAATAAATCGCGTCAAAGTCTGTCAACGTTAGCTCGCGCACGGTATTAGCGAGTCTATCAAAACTGTCCAAAATCAGCAAGTGTTTCCACGAGATGTTGTCGAAATTGCAATCAGCCGGTGTAGGACATTACTTACTCTGGTGAAAatctaaagaaaaacaaaacgttcGCTGGTTTTCCTCTAATCATGTTCTCCTCTTTATGATAGATTCGCCCTGGGTTTTCGTCGTtccttcctgtttacaccgagTGCGCATGCGTCTAGGACTAGATCAAACCAGTCAAAACTAGATCTGCGTGACAAAACACTACAAAGATTGCACGGTGTCTAAAAGATAGATGACACGTACGCTCCGCCACCCCAAGCACCAGCAAGAAGCAAACGTAAGGATAATAAAAAAGTATGTATTTTGTAACCTTACACATGCCGCCAACATACAACTGAttataaaaagtcaaatgacaAAATTCACATTTGTTCAAAATGTATTACTGAGGATACATGGCgtttgcaatttaaaaaaagatgctgtttcatttatttgttattacCAAGAACAAGAATAAATCAGAATTCAAGACACTAGGTTAATAAATTATAGCGGAATTCATACACGTGCAAAATGAATTCAGATAACACTTAACTTGCCGTTTTCGGTGTTGTGTTGCATATCTCTACGGATTTCTAATATCTTGAGATTCCAGTCCATATTAGGTATTCAACTGAGCTCCAACACCACATTCAAAACAGATGAGGGgtgctgctctgctgttgtGACCCGAGACAGTTTGTTCTGTCAGCAAGGTGCTCCTGCTTAGTTCTAAATCACCACCATATATCCCAGATATGCTTTTGCA
The sequence above is a segment of the Scophthalmus maximus strain ysfricsl-2021 chromosome 10, ASM2237912v1, whole genome shotgun sequence genome. Coding sequences within it:
- the oga gene encoding protein O-GlcNAcase; the protein is MVQKEKTLEAPQADGEPSPSPVSGEACAEAPGPVEESGIVVESTGQRKFISGVVEGFYGRPWTMEQRKELFRRQHKWGLNTYLYAPKDDYKHRMFWRELYSVEEAEQLMTLIGAAKEHGIEFIYAISPGLDITFSNQKEVSALKRKLDQVTHFGCKSFALLFDDIDHNMCPADKEVFSSFAHAQVSITNEIYQYLGEPETFLFCPTEYCGTFCYPNVSQSPYLHTVGEKLLPDIDVLWTGPKVVSKDITVESIEEVSKIIKRAPVIWDNIHANDYDQKRLFLGPYKGRSTELIPRLKGVLTNPNCEFESNFVAIHTLATWYKSNMNGVRKDVVMTDGEDSTVSIQIKLENEGSDEELETDMLYSPQLALKLALTEWLGEFGVPHQYNSRQVPQSGPRSTAIDVSTMAAPSLCSSTTVTTVFQQPIMSPAMPPLCLDPLSHPMAKGPTEEEEVEVEKKDSDEEPMEMVVEKQDEAEPEAEADPEEKHVDPILADKMAEDLKPMDTDKESLAESKSPEESLQEDSGSDIAPMQTDDQLKQLLPTFDLFVPGPNEKPLFIAEPLTLEDLSLLAELFYLPYEHGSKAMQMLKEFDWLRANSSVVSVNCKRKESEKVAEWQLRAEKFEEMCCSVIQMFTRLSNTANRTILYDLYPYIWDVKSIISMVKSFVQWLGCRSQSSAQFLRGDQEPWAFRGGLAGEFQRLLPIEGANDLFYQPPPSMPTSKIYSIRPYFPKDETAVYKICKEMYCEGMEEAPFSDDDPDLIGDRLVGGLLTLSSDYGFVLEDDEGICGYAVGTVDVKPFIKNCKLSWIPFMQEKYHKPDCQEDPTEAEKMMLSFHEEEEGLPESFLSNFPSLIKVDIHAKVTDPSVAKSMMGCLLSSLKANGSLGAFCKVRQTDKRMLDFYSKLGCFEVAKMEGFPKDIIIMGRSL